From the Helicobacter mustelae genome, the window AAAAGCTTGGAGTTCCTGAAGCATTGTTCTTGGCGGCAAATTCTGTGGGAGGAGTTGTGGGGAAAATGATTAGCCCTCAAAGTATTGCCATTGCTTGTGCGGCAGTTGGGCTTGTAGGCAGGGAGTCTGATCTTTTTAGATTCACGATAAAATATTCGCTAGGATTTGTGATTATTGTTGGATTGTGGACGCTGTTTATTGCCTTTATGATCCCTGAAATCATTCCCCACGTAGTGGTCAAATAATTTCCGTGGAGGGGTGGCTAAAAGAGTGGGGACAAAGATGATTGGGAAGGTGATGCTAAGGTGGCAATAGGTGACTGGGGAGAGAGATTGGAGTATCCTGCACCCAAAGTCATCACACCACCCGGTGGTTCCCACGCCCCTCCAGTACAGAGAGGTGTTATTTTTGAAAGCTTAGAGGAATTCCCAGGCTTTCAAATTCTTCATAATTTTCTTGCAAAAAATAAATATTTTCAAAACCCCATCGCACTAATTCTTGGGTGTAAGAATTGGCGGTATTGCCATGGTAGCAGTACAGCAGGATTTTTTTATCAGGATTTTCCTTAGCAATATGGCTAATTTTTGCAATATCTTGCAGGTGGATTGCATCGGTGATGTGAAAATTTTTGTAATCCTCCTCTTCTCTTATGTCAATCAAGATATAGTCCTTCAAATTGATTTGTCCGTATTTAAGCCCATGATTTCGCATATTTTCCTCTTTTTTGAAATTTTAGATAGAATAACCCTTGCTAGCATTGTAGTTTTATATTGTTAATTTAGGTGTGAGGTGATTTGGTGGAAAAGATGTTGCAAAGGATATGGGAATCAAAAAATACCGCAGAACTTGAGGCCGTGCGTATTGAATTTTTTGGTAGAAAGGGAAGCATAACACAAAAATTTGCTATGCTCAAAGAATTAGAAGGCGAGCAAAAAAAAGAATTAGCAAAGGAGCTAAACGCTCTCAAAGCGGAGTTTGAAAAAGCATTTAACACCAAGAAGATAGAACTAGAAGATTCTGCCCTCAAAGAAGCGCTGCTTGGAGAAAAAATCGACCCCAGTTTGTTTCACAATGCACAAAAGCGCAGTGTTGGACATCCTATCAATTACACAAAAGATAGGATTATAGAATATTTTAGAAACATTGATTTTGATCTTTGTGTGGGTCCATTGATAGAGGATGATTTTCATAATTTTCAAGCGCTAAATCTTCCAGAGTATCATCCTGCGCGTGATATGCAAGATACCTTTTATTTTAGAGATTCTTTATTGCTTCGCACACATACCTCTCCCGTGCAGATTCGCACCATGCTATCTCAAAAGCCCCCTATAAAAATGATTTGTCCAGGTCCTACATTCCGCCGAGACTATGATCTCACTCATACGCCCATGTTTCACCAAGTCGAAGGGCTTGTGGTGGATGAGGTAAATAAGGCAGATTTTGCAAATTTAAAATACACCTTGGAAGATTTTCTGAAATATCTTTTTGGCGATGTGCGCGTGCGATTCCGTGCAAGCTTTTTTCCCTTCACAGAGCCCAGTGCTGAGGTAGATATTAGCTGTAATTTTTGTGATGGCAAGGGGTGTCGAGTCTGCTCTCATACAGGTTGGCTTGAAGTCTTGGGTTGTGGAGTGGTGGATTCTCATGTTTTTGAAGCGGTGGGATATAGCGGGGTGAGTGGCTATGCTTTTGGCATGGGGATTGAAAGATTGGCCATGCTTACTTGTGGGGTGAATGATTTGCGAAGCTTTTTTGAAACTGATTTAAGAGTATTGGAGCAATTTTAATGATAGTAGCAACCCATCTATTAGAAGAATTTATTGATATTTCCCATCTGGATATCCAAGAGATTTGCAAGGTCTTGGACAACATAGGGCTGGAGGTGGAATCCCTCACCCGCGTGCAAATGCCAAGAAATGTCGTGGTTGGCAAGGTCTTAGAGAAAAACCCCCATCCTGATGCAGATAAGCTGAGTGTTTG encodes:
- the pheS gene encoding phenylalanine--tRNA ligase subunit alpha — its product is MEKMLQRIWESKNTAELEAVRIEFFGRKGSITQKFAMLKELEGEQKKELAKELNALKAEFEKAFNTKKIELEDSALKEALLGEKIDPSLFHNAQKRSVGHPINYTKDRIIEYFRNIDFDLCVGPLIEDDFHNFQALNLPEYHPARDMQDTFYFRDSLLLRTHTSPVQIRTMLSQKPPIKMICPGPTFRRDYDLTHTPMFHQVEGLVVDEVNKADFANLKYTLEDFLKYLFGDVRVRFRASFFPFTEPSAEVDISCNFCDGKGCRVCSHTGWLEVLGCGVVDSHVFEAVGYSGVSGYAFGMGIERLAMLTCGVNDLRSFFETDLRVLEQF
- a CDS encoding rhodanese-like domain-containing protein encodes the protein MRNHGLKYGQINLKDYILIDIREEEDYKNFHITDAIHLQDIAKISHIAKENPDKKILLYCYHGNTANSYTQELVRWGFENIYFLQENYEEFESLGIPLSFQK